The DNA region ATTGGGTGGCGACATGGCGCGAGCCAATGAAGCAGAAGACGGAGTTTGCCAACTGGGGAATGCAGACGGCCCGAGATTTGTTTAGGGGTACGGGTGAGCAGAAGCCCGATTATGGCCAATGGGTTCATATGTTTGAGGTTAGTTTCGATACGATTTTAAATTCGAAAAAGTATTCGAGCCCCTACATTGTCCCCGAGCTGTTCAAAATCTATGAGCGCCGGATTAAGGCAAATGCTCCCGCCCCGCAGGAATGGCGCCTGTTGCACGAGTTGGTCGGGATTGTGATTTCTTTTAAAAAGCTTGCCGTACTCAGTGAAAGTTTGGGATTTGCGGATGATGTCGTGAAACGCGCCTACCTCCATTTGTTCCATAATTTGATTGAGGATGCGGATGAGTTGGTGCTGAAGGTTGGCGTTCAATCGCTGCCGTTTGACTTTGATGAGTTTATTTTGAAGCTGAAGGATGATGTGTTCGAGCTGCTGACGGCGGCGTCAGGACTGGAGCAGGAGCGCATTTATCTGTATCGCCTGATGTGGACGAATTTTTTCAAGAAGAAGGCGTGGCGTGAGGAAGAGGCTGAGAAGATTCGCCTACGGTTGAAGGCGATGCAGGAGTGGGAGAACCCGAATCCGCTGATTGTCGCTGGGATTCATCAACATATTTTGCTGTCTGAGGATGAGACGGCCGTGAAATTGATTCATGTGATCGACAATTCGGTGATTACGCCCTATATGCTGCATTGGATTGAGATGTTAACACAGCAAAAGGCGTGGAAACGAGTCGGACCCGTGATTGAGGAATTTTTGCATAAAATAAAAGGGTATTTAGAGTTTTTACGGAGCTATCACTCGTCTGCGAGCTTTGTTCGGACGGCGCTGCGGGCGATTTCACCATATTTTAATGAGCATGGCCGAGCGGATTTGTATGAGCGCGCGATGTTGTCGATGTTGCCTTATAGCTATGGTGACTACGAGGTTATGTTGTTTAATCGCGGTCAGTTCGACAAGTGGGGCGAGCTCCAGGCGTTCATGGGCTGGAAATTCTATGACCTGCCACGGGAACGGGTAAAGGTGATTGAAAAAGAAAAGCCAGAGGTGCTACTGGCGATGCTTCATCAGTCGGCGGTGCTGGAAATTAGTCAGAAAAACCGCCAAAGCTACAAAATGGCCGTCCGTCACTTGAAAAAACTGCGGACCCTATACAAAAAACTAAAACGAGTCGACGACTGGGAATACTTCCTTCATACACTAATGGAGAAAAACAAACGGCTAAGAGCATTCCACGAAGAATGCCGGCGGAGCAAGCTGATTGAATAGAGTGGTTGTAGAGTGGTGAGTAGTAGAGTGGTGACAGTAGAGCGGTGACAATAGAGTGGTGACAGCTGTGGTGCCTGTCACCGCTCGTGGACAAATCAACGTTTTGTCCGCCCCACATGGACAGTGGCCTTTACTTGTGGAGTTCCGCTGACTTTTGCGCGGTGACAGGCACCGTTTTGTACCTTATACATTATTTAGAAATCACCTTATACCTAAACCTACCCTACCCCAGTAAAAGGAGTTACGTTACGATGCTAAAGACTAGGTTTATTAAACTGCTGACGATGAAATTGGAGGATGGCCACTATCTTTTGGCTGCCCTGGATGAGCGCGGGGATGTTTTGCCACCTCAGGAATGGCGGAATATTGTGTTCAGCCAGCACGAGGAGAGCTTTTTTGGCACGCTTCTGGAGACGGAGTCTGTGGATGGCATCGACGGAGTGGCCGTAAGCGGCTGGCATCTGGTTTCTCTTTTTGCAAAGGAATCCTTCAACCGGTTCATCGATTGGGACTGGAGTGACCAGTCGGAGGTTTGCCTTGCGAGCACGCACGCGCTTTATGAAGGCATTATGGAAAAAGATTGGCTGCCGGACTTTTCGGTCTGGGAGCAGGGTGACTTCCGCTGGCAGCTTCCAGAGCGTGTGAAGGATGAATTTGATCCTTCCTTTTGGGAGCAGGATGTCTCACTGTCACCGGATGACAAGCTGGATAAAACCGAAACGGCGTTAACCTTCATCACTAACCTCTACGACCATGCCCTTGATGCTTATTTGACGCGGAATTCTGCAATGAAGGAGCTTTTCGGTCCGAAGCTGGAATTACTGAGGAAACAAAATATTTCCGGTACCGATTTGGCTCGTTATTTTGATGAAGAAAGCTGGCTCGAGTGGGTTGG from Neobacillus sp. FSL H8-0543 includes:
- a CDS encoding SWIM zinc finger family protein encodes the protein MESTPVSERIELLADQVGELLHPHVDEDARMVQKGLMLYRQGMVKQVQIWNENITAMVQDVTPCRVRLDLNFLTRSDCSCPHDGFCRHQMAVFLAAYSRIGSVADWVATWREPMKQKTEFANWGMQTARDLFRGTGEQKPDYGQWVHMFEVSFDTILNSKKYSSPYIVPELFKIYERRIKANAPAPQEWRLLHELVGIVISFKKLAVLSESLGFADDVVKRAYLHLFHNLIEDADELVLKVGVQSLPFDFDEFILKLKDDVFELLTAASGLEQERIYLYRLMWTNFFKKKAWREEEAEKIRLRLKAMQEWENPNPLIVAGIHQHILLSEDETAVKLIHVIDNSVITPYMLHWIEMLTQQKAWKRVGPVIEEFLHKIKGYLEFLRSYHSSASFVRTALRAISPYFNEHGRADLYERAMLSMLPYSYGDYEVMLFNRGQFDKWGELQAFMGWKFYDLPRERVKVIEKEKPEVLLAMLHQSAVLEISQKNRQSYKMAVRHLKKLRTLYKKLKRVDDWEYFLHTLMEKNKRLRAFHEECRRSKLIE